A genomic segment from bacterium encodes:
- a CDS encoding putative lipase, with amino-acid sequence MRSIFVIAFAAVVTGCVFFDVAEQQALAEASIHLSGRIDTTVQEDAPLIALLVRWPAQSDPKLVDHYVLHRPGEFTFSTSQPGRYSIAAFVDRNRNLSFDPDEPARSSQPHTTFDLGPGESQRDIQVLIDPGDRVVAAAPLDIRGLRAEGLQDRLGTTLGQLGAVGEVVDLADPKFSRDNANTGLWRPFDFMLEVGAGVYFLEPFNPERVPVLFVHGIGGSPQDFTYLIDRLDRERFQPWIFYYPSGAKLQKIAGFLSRVMSELELTLDMKRVFVVAHSMGGLVSRAFLLHHTEQTGSEALRLFVTLSTPWNGHAGATLGVKYAPEVVYSWRDVAPGSAFLTSLFYRDGAAEARRRLPAFLPHHLIFGFRRDDNLPGICNDKVVSVASELREEAQKEAVSVYGFDADHVEILRLPAAADRLNRMLAAALDRIEEPTAAKPQRSAQAQPAGSPRSTGLARLWRNAGRRE; translated from the coding sequence GTGCGCAGCATCTTCGTCATCGCCTTCGCCGCCGTGGTCACCGGCTGTGTCTTCTTCGACGTCGCAGAGCAGCAAGCTCTCGCAGAGGCGTCGATTCACCTATCGGGGCGGATCGACACCACCGTTCAGGAGGACGCACCACTCATCGCACTCCTCGTTCGATGGCCCGCGCAAAGCGATCCGAAGCTAGTCGACCATTACGTCCTGCACCGTCCGGGAGAGTTTACCTTCTCGACTTCGCAGCCCGGTCGCTACTCGATCGCCGCCTTCGTCGACCGGAATCGCAACCTGAGTTTCGACCCCGACGAGCCGGCGCGCAGCAGCCAGCCGCACACGACCTTCGACCTCGGCCCAGGCGAGTCTCAACGAGACATCCAAGTCCTGATCGACCCCGGCGATCGCGTGGTGGCAGCCGCCCCCCTCGACATCCGCGGCCTCAGGGCAGAAGGATTGCAGGACCGCCTCGGTACGACGCTGGGCCAGCTTGGCGCCGTGGGGGAGGTCGTCGATCTGGCCGATCCTAAGTTCAGCCGGGACAACGCCAACACGGGCCTCTGGCGCCCGTTCGACTTCATGCTCGAGGTCGGCGCAGGCGTCTACTTCCTCGAGCCCTTCAATCCTGAGCGGGTTCCCGTCCTCTTCGTGCACGGCATCGGTGGCAGCCCCCAGGACTTCACCTATCTGATCGACCGCCTCGATCGCGAGCGGTTCCAACCGTGGATCTTCTACTACCCGTCGGGCGCGAAGCTCCAGAAGATCGCCGGGTTCCTCAGTCGTGTGATGTCGGAGTTGGAGCTGACGCTCGACATGAAGCGGGTATTCGTCGTCGCCCACAGCATGGGCGGCCTGGTCTCGCGCGCCTTCCTTCTCCACCACACAGAACAGACTGGCAGCGAAGCGCTGCGGCTCTTCGTCACCCTTTCCACGCCGTGGAACGGCCATGCCGGAGCAACGCTAGGGGTGAAGTACGCGCCTGAGGTGGTCTACTCGTGGCGGGACGTTGCGCCCGGAAGCGCGTTCCTCACGAGCCTCTTCTACCGGGACGGGGCGGCCGAGGCCCGCCGGCGGCTTCCCGCCTTCCTGCCCCACCACTTGATCTTCGGTTTCCGCCGCGACGACAACCTACCTGGCATCTGCAACGACAAGGTGGTCAGCGTAGCGAGCGAGTTGCGGGAGGAGGCACAGAAGGAAGCTGTCTCCGTCTACGGTTTCGACGCAGACCACGTCGAGATCCTTCGGCTTCCGGCAGCCGCGGATCGACTGAACCGAATGCTCGCGGCGGCCCTCGACCGGATCGAGGAGCCCACGGCGGCGAAACCGCAGCGCTCGGCCCAGGCGCAGCCGGCTGGTTCCCCGCGTAGTACCGGCTTGGCGCGACTTTGGCGGAATGCTGGAAGGCGCGAGTGA